TACGCGAACGTCGACACCCTCGAACGACTCGGCGCGGACGAGGTGATCGTCGCCGACTTCTTCGAGTCGGCCGACGCCGTCGCCGCGGTCGAAGATTGCGACATCGTCTACTGTGCCCTCGGCACGCCGGCGGGCGTGCGCCACACGCTCGGCGGGAAACTGGTCGATCGAACCGGCGTTATTAACCTCATTACGGCCGCGATGGGGGCTGACGCCGACTACTTCGTCCACGAGAGTGCGATCGGCGTAGGCAGTTCGAAGACCGGGATGTCGCTCCCAGCCAGACTCCTGATTCGCGGCTCGCTCCGTGCCAAACGGGACGCCGAAACGGCGCTGCGTCGGTCGGGGCTGGGGCACACGATTATTCGCCCCGGTAAACTCACCAACGCGCCGCCCAGCGACGACCCCGTCGTCGGCGAGGGTGGCGACTCGGTGTCGGGATCGATCGCGCGGGCCGACGTCGCCCGCCTGATGGCCGCCGCGCCGTTTACGCCCGACGCACGGGACCGCACGCTCGAGGTCGTCTGTCGTTGCGGCCTGAGCGAACCCCCACGGAATCTCGTCGACGTCGACTGGGCGTTCGATCGGCTCGAGGAGAAGGAACTCGAGGAGCGAGAGCAAACAGAGGGAGATCAGACACGACGCTAAGTGCCACTGCGGACCAATTCCCCGTTGCTGACGGCCACCGTCCCCTGGTTGAGCCGAACAGCGTCCGCCTCGAGCGCGGCCGAGATCGCGATATCGCTCGATTCCTCGGTGGCTCCGTTGCCAACGGTTCCCCGGCCGTTTACAGAATCAGAGTTGTGATCAGGCCGACGATCCCCGCGAGCGTAAATCCCACGCCCGGGACAGCGATTAGTCCGCCGAATATGAGATACAGCGAGCCGGACCGACGGTTATCCGAGAGCACCGTTTGCTGTCCGCCGGCCGAGATTTCGAACCAGTTGCCGCCGGTAACGGTAATCGCACGACCAGACGCTCGCCCATCACGGCTCGAGTCGACAACGTTCCCGCCGAAGACGTGGATGTCGTCACCCGATTCGAGGCGCAGTTCCCGGTACTGACGGCGACGGGAATCGCTCGCATCGCCGACGCCGCCATCGCCGTCGCCTTCGGACAGCCCGACGGCCTTCAGACGCTCCAGCGCGTCGTACTCGAGATTCGAGCCGTCGGTCCACCCCGTCTCGGTCGCCCAGTCGTCCAGGGAAAGGACAGCGTTCGTCGGATCGACCGCCACGCTGTCGGTGTCGTCTTCGACCGCAAAGGGGACGCTGGCCGACGTCCCACCGTCGAACGTCCAGCGATCGTCCTCGGTGACTTCGCCGTCGGTTTCGACGCTTTCAACCGCGTCGGTAGCCGCGCCAGCCCCGCCGTCCACGGAGTCGATATCGTTCCGGGTGGTCCCGTCCGCTCGAGACCGAGCCTCAACCGTGTAGGCCAGACACGGCGCGCCGGTGACGGGGGCCTCGAGGGTCCCGTCGTCGCCCTCACGTGCGCTCCCCTCGAACGCGACGAGGCCGCTCGCCGCGGGGACGTCGCGCAGTGCCGTCGGCCCGGTCTCGCGGAGCGCTCGAGCGGTCCGCATCCGGTTGACGCCGATGGAGGCGACGTACAGCCCGGCACCGAGAAGTGCGAGTCCGACTACGGTGACGGCCCCAACGACAAACACGTCCGTCGACAACATATCGGTCGGTTACGGTCCGGGAAGGATAACTCCCGCGACACCGACCGGAGACGCCGCAGTTTCCCTCGGTCGCGTCGCTCGTCGAGCGGTTCGAGAACGGGTGCCGTATTGTGGCGCGACCGACGCTTACATCGCATTCTCGTCGAACCGCGTGATCACCTGTACGACTACCAGCAGCGTCACCAGGAAGACACCGATCGTCACCCCGCCGTAGAGTCCGAACGTCACCGGCGAGACAGGAACGGCCATCTCGAGGATGGCGATCTCCTCGAGTCCGGTCCACGCGGGGAGCACGTAGCCCAGCAGTGCGCCGAAGGCGGCAGTCACGGCGATCAGTGTGGCGACGAAACCGACGACGCGCCGGCCGTCGAGTTCTCGATCGTCAGTCACGCGAGACCGTTCGTCCGGTGGGACCGAGGGTGTTGCGTTTTCGCCGCGAGTTCGGAAATCGGTGCTCGAGTCGCCGGGCAATCGTGTTCGACAGATGAAATACCAAAGTCGTTTGGAGCCACTGGTATTTCCGGCCACAGTATACGTCTGCACACGGCAGTTCGAGGGGGCCGGACCGGTACCTTCACTGCCGTCGCACTCCCACTTCACCCCCACCCCCACCCCATCCCCCGGGAACTGCCCGGTTCGTGTCTGTGGGTGTGCATCCTCCGACGGCCACGATCGGGCCCGATAGCTGTAGTGCTCGGACTCGCCGTCACACCGTTTTGCATCTCCTCTCGTCCCCACAGCCTCGTGTAGAGCATCCGTAGACTCCGATGCGACCGACTCCGACGACGAGAGAACGCGACGACCGCTCGCCGTCGTCCGCTCTCTCGTTCGCACTCGAGTAGTCGGCCGTCATTGGCGACGGCTACCACGTCCGACAGATATAGTAGCCACTGAAAGTCAATGCACACCTGATCGCACGGCGGCTGTGCGATCAGGTGTACATCGTTTCAGTTGTTACTATAGTAGCTAGGTCTCCGCATCGGATCCGTGACTGTGATCGACCCGTGGCGGTTCGTCGATGCAGGTGCGGTTCGTCGCCGCTGGACGATTCGTCGCTGACCGGCGTCAGTCCTCGCGATCGACGACGAACTCGGTGAACTCGAAGAGCTTTCGGGTCGTCTCGTCGTCGAACTCGAGGCCGTCGATCGCTGCCCGAGCCTGCGCTGCGAGATCGAGGGCGTGTTCGCGAGCGTACTCGAGGCTGCCGGCGTCTTCGATGATCTCGAGGGCTTCGGTGATCTCCTCGTCGGTGTTCTCGTCGGCGCTGAGAATGTCCTGGAGCCGTTTGGCGTGTTCGGGATCGCTCTCCTGAATCGCGTGGATGACCAGCAACGTCTGTTTGCCCTCTCGGATGTCGTTGCCGAACTCCTTGCCGAAGTCGCCGGCTCGGCCCAGCGAGTGTTCGACGTCCAGTATGTCGTCGCCGATCTGGAAGGCGACGGCCGTCAGTTCGGCGTACGCCGCGACGGCTTCTTCGACCTCACCGGGTTGGTCGGTGACGATCGCCGCGAGTCGGGCGACGATCCGGGCGAGACAGCCGGTCTTGCACGCACACATCTCGAGGTACTGTTCGGGCGTGATCCGAACGTCGCGTTCGTTGTGCCAGCAGATGTCCATCCCCTGGCCGAGGTGGGTCCGGTTGAGTTCGCTCGTTAGCATCTCGTAGGCCGCGAGCCGACGATCCGCCGGGAGGTCGGCGGGGTTTTCGGTCAACACCTTTAGCGGCAGGAAGTACAACGCATTGCCGGCGTTGAGCGCGATGTCCTGCCCGTAGAGGTGGTGCAATGCGCGTTCGCCCCGCCGGATCGTGGCCCCGTCCTCGACATCGTCGACGATGATCGTCCCGTTGTGCAGAATCTCCGGGATGCAGGCGTAGTGGATATACTCCGCTGGATCCTCGCCGAAGCCCTCGACGAAGACGAGAAACAGCACCGCGCGCCAGCGTTTTCCGCCCCGATCGAGCAACTCCCACAGTGGCGTCGAGAGGGCCCGCTGGATGGCGGTCGGATCGTACTCGTAGGTGGGGGCGCCGAAGAACGACTCGAGGTAGTCGGCGTCGATTTCCCGTGGGACCAGGTCGGCGATAGCCTCGTCGATAGCCGGCCGCCAGTCGGCAAGCGTCTCCCGCAAACTCGACTCGAGAAGGAGGGGGCTCAAAAAGATTCCCAGCTCTACCTGTCAGTACCGAAGTGTGTGAGCAAAGAACACACTTCCGTCTCGATCGAACAGTTCCGAGAACGGTACAGTTACACGCGCGTACGTTCACCAATCCGGTATGAGTAACTGGATCGGCGACGTCTTCACGAGCGACGTCGGCTGGGACCACCTCGAGAGTCTGGTCGATATCGGCAACCGAATGGCCGGCAGCGACGGCGAGCGCGAGGCCGCCGAACTGACGCGCGACGCACTGGTCGAGGCCGGGGCGCGGAACGTCCGCCTCGACACCTTCGACATTCAGGGCTGGACCCGCGGCGAGAGTTCGATCACGGCCCGTGAGACGACCCAGGAGTGTATCGCGCTACCGCGCAGTCCGGCCGACCGCGTCACCGCGCCGCTGGTCGACCTTGGCTACGGTCTCCCGAGCGATTTCGAGGAGCGCGACCTCGAGGGGAGCGTCGTCATGGTCCGCAGCGACATTCCGGACCACTACGATCGGTACCTCCACCGGCGGGAGAAGTACTATCACGCCGTCGAGCACGGTGCCGTCGGCTTCGTCTACCGCAACCACGTCACGGGCTGTCTACCGCCGACTGGAAGCGTCGGGACCGACGACGAGCCGATCGGTGAGATTCCGGCCGTCGGCGTCTCGAGCGAGGTCGGCGCGCGACTCGCTCGACGGTTCGACGGCGACGAGATCGAACTCGTGGTCGAGGCCGACGTTCACGAGGCTGAAAGTCAGAACGTCCACGCCGAACTCGGGCCTGACACCGACGAGCGCGTGCTCGTGACGAGCCACGTCGACGCCCACGATATCGCGGAGGGTGCCCTCGACAACGGCGCCGGAACCGCGATGGTCGTCGAACTCGCGAACGCGCTCGCGAAGCGGGCGGACGACCTCGAGACTCGCGTCGAGTTCGTTGCCTACGGCGCGGAAGAGGTCGGCCTGGTCGGCTCCACCCACCACGCCGAGACGACCGACCACGAAACGATTACGGCGATCGTCAACAGCGACGGCGTGGTCCGCGATCGAACGCTCTCCCTGACGACCCACGGTTTCGACGACCTCGAGGCTGCGGCGACCGAGATCGGCGAGCGCTACGGCCACCCGATCGAGACGGTGCCGAAGATGGGACCCCACAGCGACCACTGGCCGTTCGTCCGGTGGGGCGTCCCCGGCTACCACGTGAAGTCGACCTCCAACGAGGTCGGCCGCGGCTGGGGCCACACCTTTGCCGACACGTTCGAGAAACTCGAGCAGCGGACACTCCGGGAACAAGCGATTCTCCTGACCGATCTCGTCGTCCACCTCGCACGCAAAGATGTTACCGTCGAGCACCGGGCACCCGAGGAGATCGCGGCGGCCCTCGAGGCCCAGGGGCTCGCTGAGGGGATCAGAATTACGGGCGACTGGCCGTACGACGAGTAGGGTGATGATCAAGGGGGAGGCAACACGGACAGCCAACCCCACGTTTTTTTCCGATCCGCGCCAACGCCACGGCATGGACGCCGCGTGGTCGAGAGCCGAGCAGCCGATCGTCGGTTTCGTCGACTCGAGGACAGCGGCGCCGTCGGATGTCGAATCGGCTGCGAGCGACCGCGGCGCGACGACCGTCCGCGGCGACCTCGAGACCGTCCTTACCGCCGATCCGTCCCTGCTGGTGACCGCGAGCGAAACCGATCTCTCGGCCGTCGCTCGCGCCCAACCCGGAGTTCCCGTCCTACCGATCGGAGACGTAGCCGGGATCGAGACCGTCTCGGCGGAGAGGGGGGCAGAGGCGCTCGAGGCCGTCCTCGAGGGCGATGCCACCGTCCGTCGTCACTCGGTACTGGGAATCGAGGTCGAAGACCATAGTATCGCGGACGATCACGATGTTGCGGATGGTCGCGGGAGCACAGACGACACCGGGAGTCAACTCACCCGCGAGCGCGCACTGTTCGACGCGACGCTCGTTACCGACGAGCCGGCCTGGATCTCCGAGTACGGCGTCGAGAGCCGCGGCGAGTCGCTCTCGACGTTTCGTGCCGACGGCGTGGTCGTCGCGACGCCGGCGGGTAGTTACGGCTACAGCAGCGCGCTCGAAGCTCCCCACCTCGCGTCGAGTATCGATGCGGTCGCCGTCTCGCCGATCGCCCCCTTTGCGACGCGGACGCAGCGGTGGGTACTCCCCGACGACGAGATTACGCTGACGGTCGAACGGGACGAGAGCGACGTGACGCTCGTCGTGGACGACCGATCCATCCGGACGATCGGCGTCGGCTCGCGGGTTCGCCTCGGCGTCGACGGCGCGCTCTCGACGTTTGTCATCCCGAACGATGTGGTGAGTACGAACGGCGAGTAGCGCTCGAGCGCACACGAGTTCCGAAAAGACCTATCCGGGTCCACCCCGAACCCGCAGCTATGTCACTCGAGGGACGACTCGATGCGGACATCTCGGGAGCGAGCGGTGAATCAGCGCTAGTCACGTTCGCGTTTACCGTTATCAACAGGGGGTCGGAGCCCGTCGACCTGCAGTTCTCGGACGCCTGCAAGGTGGAGTTCGTCGTGGAAGAGGACGGCCGCGAGGTCTGGCGGTTCAGCGAAGGCCGGATGTTCGCACAGATGCTCAGCACGGATCGACTCGAGCCGGGAGCGACGGAGACCTACGAGGCCGAGTGGACGGCTCCCCAGCCGGGCGGCTACATCGTTCGCGCCGAGTTGCAGGCCCAGGAACGAGCGTGTGCGGCGCGGACCGACTTCGCTGTACCGGAGTGAGGCGAGCGCGACGACGAGTCCCAGGGAATTCGAGAAGGCGGCGACGAGGGCCGACAGCGAAGTTGCTAAACCATCCCCTTCCTAACGGGCGACCATGCAAGCGCTGGTTATCGCGGCGCACGGCTCGCATCTGAATCCGGACGCCTCCAACCCTACCTACGCCCACGCGGACACCATCCGCGAGACGGGCGCGTTCGACGAGGTTCGAGAGGCGTTCTGGAAGGAGGAACCGCACTTTCGCGAGGTGATTCGAAC
Above is a window of Natronorubrum tibetense GA33 DNA encoding:
- a CDS encoding NAD(P)-binding oxidoreductase, with the protein product MAGTPSGPTDVDRVLVAGASGETGHELLSVLRPTDLTVRATTRSYANVDTLERLGADEVIVADFFESADAVAAVEDCDIVYCALGTPAGVRHTLGGKLVDRTGVINLITAAMGADADYFVHESAIGVGSSKTGMSLPARLLIRGSLRAKRDAETALRRSGLGHTIIRPGKLTNAPPSDDPVVGEGGDSVSGSIARADVARLMAAAPFTPDARDRTLEVVCRCGLSEPPRNLVDVDWAFDRLEEKELEEREQTEGDQTRR
- a CDS encoding DUF7520 family protein; protein product: MTDDRELDGRRVVGFVATLIAVTAAFGALLGYVLPAWTGLEEIAILEMAVPVSPVTFGLYGGVTIGVFLVTLLVVVQVITRFDENAM
- a CDS encoding polyprenyl synthetase family protein codes for the protein MRETLADWRPAIDEAIADLVPREIDADYLESFFGAPTYEYDPTAIQRALSTPLWELLDRGGKRWRAVLFLVFVEGFGEDPAEYIHYACIPEILHNGTIIVDDVEDGATIRRGERALHHLYGQDIALNAGNALYFLPLKVLTENPADLPADRRLAAYEMLTSELNRTHLGQGMDICWHNERDVRITPEQYLEMCACKTGCLARIVARLAAIVTDQPGEVEEAVAAYAELTAVAFQIGDDILDVEHSLGRAGDFGKEFGNDIREGKQTLLVIHAIQESDPEHAKRLQDILSADENTDEEITEALEIIEDAGSLEYAREHALDLAAQARAAIDGLEFDDETTRKLFEFTEFVVDRED
- a CDS encoding M28 family peptidase, giving the protein MSNWIGDVFTSDVGWDHLESLVDIGNRMAGSDGEREAAELTRDALVEAGARNVRLDTFDIQGWTRGESSITARETTQECIALPRSPADRVTAPLVDLGYGLPSDFEERDLEGSVVMVRSDIPDHYDRYLHRREKYYHAVEHGAVGFVYRNHVTGCLPPTGSVGTDDEPIGEIPAVGVSSEVGARLARRFDGDEIELVVEADVHEAESQNVHAELGPDTDERVLVTSHVDAHDIAEGALDNGAGTAMVVELANALAKRADDLETRVEFVAYGAEEVGLVGSTHHAETTDHETITAIVNSDGVVRDRTLSLTTHGFDDLEAAATEIGERYGHPIETVPKMGPHSDHWPFVRWGVPGYHVKSTSNEVGRGWGHTFADTFEKLEQRTLREQAILLTDLVVHLARKDVTVEHRAPEEIAAALEAQGLAEGIRITGDWPYDE
- a CDS encoding NAD(+)/NADH kinase, producing MDAAWSRAEQPIVGFVDSRTAAPSDVESAASDRGATTVRGDLETVLTADPSLLVTASETDLSAVARAQPGVPVLPIGDVAGIETVSAERGAEALEAVLEGDATVRRHSVLGIEVEDHSIADDHDVADGRGSTDDTGSQLTRERALFDATLVTDEPAWISEYGVESRGESLSTFRADGVVVATPAGSYGYSSALEAPHLASSIDAVAVSPIAPFATRTQRWVLPDDEITLTVERDESDVTLVVDDRSIRTIGVGSRVRLGVDGALSTFVIPNDVVSTNGE
- a CDS encoding BsuPI-related putative proteinase inhibitor, coding for MSLEGRLDADISGASGESALVTFAFTVINRGSEPVDLQFSDACKVEFVVEEDGREVWRFSEGRMFAQMLSTDRLEPGATETYEAEWTAPQPGGYIVRAELQAQERACAARTDFAVPE